The nucleotide window TGCGGGCGTGGGCGCGTGGTGATTACGGGTGCGAGGCGGCGGTCGAGTTGCTGGTCCGGGGCTTCGGTGGCCGGTTCGCCGCGGCCGGCTGGCCGTGGCTTCGGACCGATGAGTCGTCCGGGTCGTGGTGGGTTAATCCCGACGCGATCACGGCTGAGGCGGGTGTGTTGTCGTCGGGCGAACAGGCGTTCTTGATCTTGGTCGCCGCGCTCGGTGGCGGTCCGGCCGTGGCGGATCTCGGCGGTGTGCTGGCTCGGCTGGATCGCGAACATCTGGGCTTGGTGCTGGCCGGGTTCGCCCATGCGGGTGGGTCGCATGAGCACACGGTGATCGGCTGGACCGATGCGGGTGTCCGGTTCGACCGGCCCGGCCCGCTGCTGGACTGGCCCGACCTCGACTTCCCGGCGGTGGCGTGATGACCGGGCAGGCGGAACCGGCCCCGTCCGAGGCGGTGGTGGTGGGCCGGCCGGCGTGGGCGGTGGCTGCGGATCGGGATGAGATCGCGGATTTGGTGCCGTCGTGTGCTCGGACGACGCCGGATGTGTGGTTTTCCACGTCGGCGCCGGATGTGCGGCTGTGCGCCCGGATCTGTGCGGGGTGTCCGTTGCGGTCGGCGTGTCTGGCCGGTGCGCTGGTGCGGGATGAGGAGGCCGGGATCTGGGGTGGTGTCCGGTTCACTCCGGCGTGGGATGTCGGTGAGGTGGTGGAGCACCGGCACGGCTACGTGTTGGACGGTCGGAGTTCGGCTGGTACGGGGGTGGGTCGGGGCGCGTCGGATCTGGTTCAGGCGCGGGCTCGGTTGCGACGGTTGCTGTATCAGGGCCGGCGTCGCCGGTTCGTGACCCGGCTGGTGCATCGGGTGGGTAAGCCGGTGCGGATGGTGCCGGGTGGCTGGTGGGTTGGCCCGTGGATCGACCCGGACCGGGAGCGTGGCATGGCGCGGATGCGGGAGTTGCTGCCGGCGATGTTGGCTGGGCGGCCGGTGCAGCGGTGGCCGTGGGAGTTGCGCCTGTTGTTCGAGTTCCCCGAGTGTGCGATCCCCGAGCCGCGGCGGGTGAAGCGGTGGTCCTCGATGGATGAGCTGGACCCGGGTGTTGATCATGAACGCGAGTCGGGCCGGTCGGTGTTGGCGGTGCCGCACGGCCGGCGGGCTGGCGGCTGGTCGGAGGCGGCATGATCATGTCGATCCTGATCATGGTGCGCCGGGTTGTCCGGGCCGTCGGCTGGGAGTGTTGGTGGTGGCTGTCCGGTGGAGGCCGGCTGCTGCGCCGGCATCCGGTTCGGTCGGTGGCTTGGCTGCTGGCCGTGCTGGTCGGAGTGGTCGCGGATGCGCGGCTGTTGTTGATCATGGTTGTGGTGCCGGTGGCGCTGGTCGGGTTGTGGGCTCGGCTGCTGCCGGGGTCGTATCGGCGACTGGCTGCTGATCGGCTGTATCGGGCTTGGCTGCGGCGGTGGGTGCGGCGGTCGTGGCCGTCGTTGATGGAGTCGTGCGGCCTGGCCCGCCGCGCACCAGCGACGTCCCGCCGGCCTGGGCCGACGAGTGCGGCAGAGCGGCTGGTGGTGCCGCGGCTGGCGTCGTGCCGGTGGCGGCAGGGACGCCTCGTCATGGTTCCTGGGTTGGTGTCGGGGCAGACCGTGGCCGATGTCGAGGACGCGGCCGAGCGTCTGCGGACCAGTGTCGGCGCGGTTCGGCTGCGGGTGATCCCCGACAATGCGCGGACGTCGTGTCAGATCGTGGCCGGCTTCGAGGATCCACTCGCTCAGATGTTCACTGCCTCGCTACCGGATCCGGCCGTCCCCGCGGGGTCGGCTGGTCTGTCGGTGGTGTTGGGCCGGACCGAGGACGGCGAGCCGTGGCGGGTCGACCTGGGCGTTTCCTGCCTGACGGCCGGCTGTTCGGGTGCGGGCAAGGGCTCGGTGATGTGGTCCCTGGTGCTCGGCCTGGCCCCGGCGGTTCGGGCCGGCCTGGTCGAGGTGCATGGGATCGACTTGAAGGGCGGCATGGAACTGGGCCTCGGCCGACCCCTGTTCACCCGCTACGCCGACGACCCACAGCGGGCGGTGATCTTGCTCGAAGAAGCCGTCCGAGACTGCGAGAACAGGGCCCGCAGGATGGCCGGCACATCACGGCAGCATGTCGCGAGCGTGGGGGAGCCGTGGGTGGTGGTGATCATCGACGAGCTGGCCTCGCTGGTGGCCTACCTGCCCGACCGGGACCTGGTGCGCAGGGCTGAAGTGGCGTTGGCCCGGCTGTGTTCGATCGGCCGCGCACCGGGGTTCGTGGTGTTCGGATTCCTGCAAGATCCGCGCAAGGAAACCTTGAAAGCCCGGCACCTGTTCGGCCAGACCATTGCCCTGCGACTCCGTGAACGGGAAGAAGTCGCCATGGCCCTCGGCGACGGTGCCATCAGTGCTGGGGCGGCGTGTCATCACATCCCGCGGGATCTGCCCGGTGTCGGCTTCGTCATCGACGACACCGGTCGCCTGACAAGGGTGCGGGCCGGGTTCGTGCCGGATCGGATGATCATCGAGACCGCGCACCGGTTCGCCGCACCGCATCCGCGGCCGATCGAGGTCCCCGACGAGCCGGAGCAACAGTCGAAGAGCCGGTCGCGGTCGCGGAGTGCGGCATGAGTATCCGGATGCTGGTCGATCTGACTACCGACATGGTCCGCGAGCTCGCGATCGCCGAACGAGTCTGTATCCGCCCCCTGCTGCGCCGGGTGCTCGACCGCGAAACCGGCACCGAGGAGACCGTGCCGATCCCGTGCGGCTCAACCCTGGAATCGGTCTGCCCGTCGTGCGCGCACAAGGCAAGGATCCTGCGGATGCAGCAATGCGCCGAAGGCTGGCACCTTGGCACCGAACCCGACCAAGATCAACCCGACCAAGATCACGACACCGAAGAGAACGGCCAGGAGGACGAGCAAGATCACGAGCAGGCGGGCGACGAGAGTGATCGGCGGGTGCGGTCGACCCGGCGCAGACCTGATGTTGTTGATCTTCCCCGCGTCGCTGCGGAGGATCGCACGATCGGGCGCACGTTCACCAGCCCGGACGGCCACGAGTACCGACCCTCGATGTTCCTCACCCTCACGTTGCCGTCGTACGGTCCGATCACCGATGGCGCACCGACCGACCCGGAGTCGTATGACTATCGGCGGGCCGCGATCGACGCCCTGCTGTTCCCAAGATTGGTGGATCGGTTTTGGCAGAACCTGCGCCGCTGTGCCGGCTACAAGGTCCAGTACTTCGCCACCGTCGAACCCCAACGCCGCCTCGCACCGCACCTGCACGCCGCGATCCGCGGTGCGATCCCGCGCCAGCTGTTGCGGCAGGTGATCCGTGCCACCTACCTGCAGGTGTGGTGGCCGTCCTTCGACCGGCCGGTATTCGTGCAGCGGGTGCCGGTGTGGGATGGCACCGGCTACATGGACGCCGACACCGGCGAAGTCCTGCCGACCTGGGAACAAGCTATCGCCGATCTGGCCGACGATCCCGACAACCGTCCGGCGCACGTGATGCGGTTCGGCTCACAGGCCGACATCCGCGGAATCATCGCACCGTCCGAGGAGGCTGATCGGGCCATCCGCTACCTGACCAAATACCTCACCAAAGCCATCGCCGAACCCCTCACCGCCACCGACGAAGACGTTGTGGTCGATGAGCGGCGCATGGCGCACATCGACCGGCTGCACGCGCAGTTGCGCTGGCTGCCGTGTTCGGAGCACTGCGCCAACTGGTTGCGCTACGGCATCCAGCCCAAGAATCCGACCCCGGGCATGCAGGCCGGACACTGCCCGAGTAAGGCCCATGATCGAGAACACCTCGGCGTCGGCGGCCGCCGAGTGCTGGTCTCCCGGCACTGGTCGGGAAAAACCCTGGCCGAGCACAAAGCCGACCGCGCGACCGTCGTACGGGAAACGCTGCACGCGGCCGGGATCGTGCCACCCGAGGTCGAACGGCTCGCCGCCGACGTCACCGCGCCCGACGGGCTACCTCGGTACGTTTGGACCGATACTCGACCCGGCGATGCCGGCGAGTACCGCAAGATCATCTTTGCCGCGATCCAAGAACGACGCACCTGGCGAGAACAATACGACGCCGCCAAGATCATCACCGCGCCTGTGGACAACCAACCGGCAATCGATCGCGATGGCGGTGGGCCATCCCCGTAAGAGTCCGACGAGTTGATCAACAACCGGTCGTGCGTGGACAGGAGATGATCATGGAAACGAAGGATTCGAGGGTTTCCGCATTGGCTTACCGAGTTGAGGAGGCGGCTGATGCGGTGGGGGTCAGCAAGTCGCAGATTTACGAGTTGATCAGGTCGGGTCAGCTTCGAACGGTGAAGTTGGGCCGTCGCCGGCTGGTGCCGGTGCAGGCGTTGGCGGACTACATCGATGGGATGACGCGATGACGCCGCAGCGTGCGCATGGTGACGGCTCGCTGTACTGGAACGAGGAGCGACAGCGTTGGGTCGCGGACGTTTCAGTCGGTTACAACGGCAACGGTCGTCGGATTCATCGGCGTAGATTCTGCAGGACGAAGACCGAGGCGAAGGCCGTTCTGCGGGAGATGACGCGGGAGTTGGCCGAGGGGACGTTCGTTGATGATCGCGGGTACACGGTCGGCGAGGCCGTCGAGGACTGGTTGACCTACGGCCTGGTCCGCAAGGATCAGGCGACCCGGGACAACTGTCGGCACCTCTCCGAGAAGCACATTCTCCCGTGGCTGGGCGCTCGGAAGCTTCGTGAGCTGCGAACGCCCGAGGTTGAGGCCTGGTTGGCGAAGCTGGCCGAGTCGCTGAGTACGCGGACGATTCAGGCGGTGCGGTCGTGTCTGAACCGGGCGGTTCGTCGTGCGATGGCTCAGGAGCGGGTGCGACGCAATGTCGTCGAGCTGGCCGAGATGCCGCATGGCCGGCCCGGTCGACCGTCGAAGTCGCTGACTCCGGAGCAGGTCGACGCCGTGCTTGAAGGCACGAAGTCCGATCGGTTGCACAACTACATCGTGTTGTCGATCTTGACCGGTGCCAGAACGGAGGAGTTGCGGGCGCTGCGGTGGGATCACGTCCATCTCGACGCCCAGCAGGTGAACGGCCATGTGGTGCCGCCGCACATCGCGGTCTGGCGTTCGGTTCGCAGGAAGGGCGAGACGAAAACGCCGAAGTCGCGCCGGACGATCGCGTTGCCTGCGCTCTGTATCGAAGCGCTGCGACGAGAACGGGTTCAGCAGGCCGAGGATCGGCTCGCGGCTGGCTCTCGTTGGCGGGATAGCGGATTGGTGTTCGCCTCGGAGGTTGGCACGGAGATGCATCCGGCGAACGTTCGGCGATCGTTTCGTCGCGCGCTGCGGCTGGTCGATGGGATCGATCCGGAGGAGTGGACCCCGCGTGAGTTGCGGCACTCGTTCGTCTCACTGTTGTCGGATCGTGGGATTCCGGTTGAGACGATTTCCATGCTCGTCGGCCACAGCGGAACGACGGTCACCGAGCTGGTCTATCGGCATCAGATTCGGCCGGTGATCCAGACGGGTGCGCTGGTGATGGATGAGGTCTACAAGGCGAGCGGCGATGAGCTGAGGTAACACCGTTGGTAACACCGGAGTGCTTGGTGCTCCACCCGGGAAAGCGATCCGGCCCCTGACTGTGCTGGTCAGGGGCCGGTTTTGTGTGGTCGGGGTGACAGGATTTGAACCTGCGACTTCTTCGTCCCGAACGAAGCGCGCTACCAAGCTGCGCCACACCCCGGTGGCCTCGATCAACGAGGCCTCGGAGAGTTTAGCCCATCGCGGCCCGATGCTCCGAATCGGTTCCGCAACCCGGTCAGGACGGTCGCGGGACCAGCGTCAACAGGGTCGCTTCGGGGCGGCAGGCGAACCGCACCGGGGCGTACGGGGAGGTGCCCAGACCGGCGGACACGTGCAGGAAGGACCGCTTGCCACCCGCCTGGTAGGTGGACAATCCCTTCGCCTTGGCCGGGTCCAGATCGCAGTTGGCGACCAGCGCGCCGTAGCCCGGCACGCAGACCTGACCGCCGTGGGTGTGACCGGCGATGATCAGATCCATTCCGTCGGCGGTCATCGCGTCCAGCAGCCGCCGGTACGGGGCGTGAGTCACACCGAACGCGACGTCGGCGGTCGGGTCGGCTGGGCCGGCCACCTTGCCGTATTGATCAAGCTCCAGATGCGCGTCGTTGGTGCCGCGGAATTCGATCTCGGTGCCGGCGATGTTCAACCGCGCTCGGGAATCGGTCAGCTCCACCCAGCCGGCGTCCTGATAGGCCTTCTGCAGTTCGTCCCACGGCAGCTGCTTGCCGCCCGGCCGGGGCGTGTGCTGTTCCTTCTTCAGGTAGCGCAGCGGATTCTTCCACTTCGGCCCGAAGTAGTCGTTGGAGCCCCAGACGAACACCCCGGGCACGTCCAGCAGCCGGCCGAGGCTCGTCGTCACGTACGGGACGGCGTCGTGATCGGCCAGGTTGTCGCCGGTGTTGATCACCAGGTCCGGTTCCAGCCCGGCCAGCCGGGAAACCCAGCGTTGCTTGGCCTGCTGGTACGGCGTCATGTGCAGATCGGAGATGTGCAGCACTCGGATCGGCCGCGCGCCCGCCGGCAGCACCGGCACGTGCACCCGACGCAGGGTGAAGGCCCGCACCTCGTACAGGCCGGCGTAGGCCACACACGCCGCACCGAAACCGGCCACCGTCGCCGTGCCGGTTGCGATCCGCCGGAGCACGCTGCGGGCAGGGCGCTGCTCGTCGATCACCGGGGCGGACATGGCGAGAAGGCTACCCGAGCCCCGTGGGAGACTGAGCCACATGTCCCCCGAACAGTCCGACACCGACTCCGAGTTGATCACCCGCCTGCGTTCCGATCTGACGACCGCGCTCAAGGCCCGGGACCGGCTTCGCGCAGACACCATCCGCGGCGTGCTGACCGCGGTCAGCCGGGCCGAGACCTCCGGCACCGAGGCGGTCCGACTGACCGAGAACCAGGTCCGCGACGTGGTGATCAGCGAGGCGAAGAAGCGGCGTGAGTCGGCTGAGGCCTACCGCAACGCCGACCGGCCGGAGCTGGCCGACAAGGAGGAGGCCGAGGGCGCCGTGCTGGCCGAATACCTGCCGGCGGCGCTGTCGGACGAGGAGATCAGCAAGCTGGTCGCGGACGCGATCGCGAGCACCGGTGCCGCCGAATTGGGCGTGCGCGGCATGGGCAAGGTGATGGGAGTCGTCACCCCGCAGACCAAGGGCCGCGCCGACGGCAAAGCCGTCGCCGACGAAGTCAAGCGCCAGCTCAGCGCCTGATCGAGCCGCTGCACCAAGAATCCGGCCGCCGACCCCAACGGGTCGGCGGCCGGATCTGTGTCAGCTGCCGAGTCGGCTAGCCGCCCTTCTTGCCCTTCTTGCCGCCGTCGTTCTTCTTGTTCTTGCCGCCGTTGTCTGACTTCTTGTTCTTCTTGCCGCCGTTGTCGGAGTTGGACTTCTTGTCCTTCTTCGGCTGCGGCGCCGGACCGGCCGAGTAGACGGCGTAGATCGTGCTGAACTTCGGCAGCTTGCCGTCGTACTGGGAGAAGCCGATGAAGTAGCCGGCCGGCTGATCGCTGTACTGCGTGGTCGGCACCACGCTGAAGCCGGCGTCCTCCAGCTTGTTGGTGGCCTTCTTGATGCTCATCTGGTGAACGTCGGGCAGGTCGACCATCTTGGCCGTGTCCTTGTTCTTGTAGTCGGCGAACTTGCTCGGATCGACATCCTTCAGGGCCTTGCTCATCGCCGGCTTCCAAATGCCTGCTCCGGCATCGCCGCCGCCGGTCGCTTGCAGAGTCACCCCAGTGGACAGGTGGTAATACTCCAAGCCGCCGGAGCGGACGTGTCCGGCGCGGAACGGCTTCCTGGTGACGTCCTCGGCGACCGAGGCGACGCCGGCCAGGTCCGGGGTGTAGCCCGCGAACCAGACTGCCTGGTTGTCGTTGGTGGTACCGGTCTTGCCCGCTTCCGGACGCCCGTCCGGCAAAGCTGCCGGCGCACCGGTTCCGGTCATCACGCCTTGCAGAATGTCGTTCACACCGTCTGCGACGTCCTCGGAGATCACCCGCTTGCAGTTCGCGCTCGGCGCCTTGAGCTCCTTGCCGTCGGCGTTGGTGATCTTGTCGATGATGATCGGATCGCAGTGGATGCCGCGGGCGGCGAAGGTGGCGTACGCCTCGGCCAGGCTGAGCGGCGCGATGTTCGCCACGCCGAGGGTCAGCGACGGCGAGCGGTTGTACGCCGGCGACTCCGAGATCGGCTCTCCGGAGGCGAGCTTCACACCGAGCTTCTCGGCCATCTTCAGCACCGGGCACAGGCCGATAGTGTGTTCCAACTGCAGGAAGTACGTGTTCACCGAGTACTTCGCCGCTTTGCGCATGTCCATCACGCCGTTGACGCCGGTCGAGTTCTTCGGTGCATAGTGCTTGTCACCGAGGACAAAACTGCCGTCACAGGATTTCCAGGTGGTGCCGGTGAAATCCATCGGCGACTTCGCGTTGTACTTCTTCGACGGCGGCACGCCCGCCTCCAACGCCGCGGCCATGGTGATCGCCTTGAACGTCGAGCCGGACTGGAAACCGCCACTGCTGCCACCGAGATCCGGCGGGGCGGGGTAGGAGTAGTACGTCTCGCCCTTCTTGGCGTCGTTACCCATCACCGGCCGACTCTGCGCCATCCCGATGATCAACCCGGTGCCCGGCTGGATCATCGACATGGTCGCGATCACCGGATCCTTCGGGCCGACGTAGTTGCTGACCGCCTCTTGCGCCGCGTCCTGGGTCTTCGGATCGATCGCGGTCTCGATGGTCAGCCCGCCGCGCTTGATGGTGTTGATCCGGTCCTGCTCGGTCTTGCCCAGGCTCGGCTGCTTCAGCAGGCTCTGGTACACGTAGGTGCAGAGGAACGGGTACTGGCTGCTGATGCAACCGTTCTGCGGGTTCTGCACCTTGTCCTGATGGAAGCCGGCCTTCGTGGCCGAGGCCAGCTGCTGCGGCGTGATGATGTTCAGCTCCGCCATCCGATTCAGCACCACGTTGCGGCGCGCGATCGCCGCCTGCGGATGCTGGACCGGGTTGTCCGCGTCCGGGCTCTGCACCAGGCCGGCCAGCATCGCCGCCTGGTTGATGTTCAGGTCCTTGGCGTGCTTGTCGAAGTAGTGCTGGGAGGCCGCTTCCACCCCGTACGCACCGTCGCCGTAGTAGGCGATGTTCAGGTAGCGCTCCAGGATCTGGTCCTTGCTGAGCTTCTTCTCCAACCCGATCGCGTACTTGAGCTCCTGGATCTTGCGGGCGTAGGTGTCGTCCTGCGCCTCCTTGACGCCCTTCTCGTCGCCGGCCAGTTGCGCCTCAGTGATCCGCACCATCTTCACGTACTGCTGGGTGATGCTCGAACCACCCTGGGAGACGCCGCCCGACGCCGCGTTGGTGAGCAATGCCCGGATGGTGCCGGTGACGTCGATCGCACCGTGCTGGTAATAGCGGTGGTCCTCGATCGCCAGCTGCGCCTGCCGCATGATCGGCGCGATGTCGTCCAGCTTGACGTAGGTCCGGTCCTGGTCGAAGAAGTACGCCAGGGTCTTGCCGTTGGCCATGGTGACCTTGCTCTTCACCGGCTGCGGCGGAGTCTCGAACGCCTGCGGCAGGTCATCCACCGTCTTCTCGGCGGCGCGACCGCCGACGCCGGCCATCGCGGCGACGGGGACGGCCAGACCGGCCACCAAGAGTCCGGCAACCATGCTGACGACGAGAAACATCGCCGCGGAGTAGGCGACACTTCCGGCGCGCTTGGGGCTCAAAGGCATGGCTTACAGGGTACGGGAGGTTCAAGTGCCCGCCGAATCATCGTGTCCGACGTCGATGTTGCGAAAAAGTCTCGGGCCTTTAGCCCTAGTCACACACGGACTTCGTTCGTACTATTCCCTCATCTGATCCACAGGGGAAGCGCGGGCCACGGGTGGAGTCCGGGCGTGGATCGGGTCGAGTTGTATGGGGGTTCACGCAATGACTGCGTTGTTTCAAGAGGACTGGACGCTGCAAGCGAACTGTCGTGGGATGGAGGACGCCCTCTTCCCGGAGGCATCTGAGCAAAAACGCGCGCGTACGGTCTGTGCCGGCTGTCCGGTCCGTTCCGAGTGTCTGGCAGAGGCGCTGGACAATCGGATCGAGTGGGGTGTCTGGGGCGGCATGACCGAGCGGGAGCGCCGGCAACTGCTGCGTCAGCACACCGATGTCAGGAGTTGGCGTTCACTGCTGGTCGATCAGCGAGGTGCCCACATCCCGTAGCGCATCCAGATCGGTGACGTCGCGCGGCAGCGC belongs to Microlunatus elymi and includes:
- a CDS encoding WhiB family transcriptional regulator, producing MTGQAEPAPSEAVVVGRPAWAVAADRDEIADLVPSCARTTPDVWFSTSAPDVRLCARICAGCPLRSACLAGALVRDEEAGIWGGVRFTPAWDVGEVVEHRHGYVLDGRSSAGTGVGRGASDLVQARARLRRLLYQGRRRRFVTRLVHRVGKPVRMVPGGWWVGPWIDPDRERGMARMRELLPAMLAGRPVQRWPWELRLLFEFPECAIPEPRRVKRWSSMDELDPGVDHERESGRSVLAVPHGRRAGGWSEAA
- a CDS encoding FtsK/SpoIIIE domain-containing protein, whose amino-acid sequence is MIMSILIMVRRVVRAVGWECWWWLSGGGRLLRRHPVRSVAWLLAVLVGVVADARLLLIMVVVPVALVGLWARLLPGSYRRLAADRLYRAWLRRWVRRSWPSLMESCGLARRAPATSRRPGPTSAAERLVVPRLASCRWRQGRLVMVPGLVSGQTVADVEDAAERLRTSVGAVRLRVIPDNARTSCQIVAGFEDPLAQMFTASLPDPAVPAGSAGLSVVLGRTEDGEPWRVDLGVSCLTAGCSGAGKGSVMWSLVLGLAPAVRAGLVEVHGIDLKGGMELGLGRPLFTRYADDPQRAVILLEEAVRDCENRARRMAGTSRQHVASVGEPWVVVIIDELASLVAYLPDRDLVRRAEVALARLCSIGRAPGFVVFGFLQDPRKETLKARHLFGQTIALRLREREEVAMALGDGAISAGAACHHIPRDLPGVGFVIDDTGRLTRVRAGFVPDRMIIETAHRFAAPHPRPIEVPDEPEQQSKSRSRSRSAA
- a CDS encoding replication initiator — translated: MSIRMLVDLTTDMVRELAIAERVCIRPLLRRVLDRETGTEETVPIPCGSTLESVCPSCAHKARILRMQQCAEGWHLGTEPDQDQPDQDHDTEENGQEDEQDHEQAGDESDRRVRSTRRRPDVVDLPRVAAEDRTIGRTFTSPDGHEYRPSMFLTLTLPSYGPITDGAPTDPESYDYRRAAIDALLFPRLVDRFWQNLRRCAGYKVQYFATVEPQRRLAPHLHAAIRGAIPRQLLRQVIRATYLQVWWPSFDRPVFVQRVPVWDGTGYMDADTGEVLPTWEQAIADLADDPDNRPAHVMRFGSQADIRGIIAPSEEADRAIRYLTKYLTKAIAEPLTATDEDVVVDERRMAHIDRLHAQLRWLPCSEHCANWLRYGIQPKNPTPGMQAGHCPSKAHDREHLGVGGRRVLVSRHWSGKTLAEHKADRATVVRETLHAAGIVPPEVERLAADVTAPDGLPRYVWTDTRPGDAGEYRKIIFAAIQERRTWREQYDAAKIITAPVDNQPAIDRDGGGPSP
- a CDS encoding helix-turn-helix domain-containing protein yields the protein METKDSRVSALAYRVEEAADAVGVSKSQIYELIRSGQLRTVKLGRRRLVPVQALADYIDGMTR
- a CDS encoding site-specific integrase, which gives rise to MTPQRAHGDGSLYWNEERQRWVADVSVGYNGNGRRIHRRRFCRTKTEAKAVLREMTRELAEGTFVDDRGYTVGEAVEDWLTYGLVRKDQATRDNCRHLSEKHILPWLGARKLRELRTPEVEAWLAKLAESLSTRTIQAVRSCLNRAVRRAMAQERVRRNVVELAEMPHGRPGRPSKSLTPEQVDAVLEGTKSDRLHNYIVLSILTGARTEELRALRWDHVHLDAQQVNGHVVPPHIAVWRSVRRKGETKTPKSRRTIALPALCIEALRRERVQQAEDRLAAGSRWRDSGLVFASEVGTEMHPANVRRSFRRALRLVDGIDPEEWTPRELRHSFVSLLSDRGIPVETISMLVGHSGTTVTELVYRHQIRPVIQTGALVMDEVYKASGDELR
- a CDS encoding metallophosphoesterase yields the protein MSAPVIDEQRPARSVLRRIATGTATVAGFGAACVAYAGLYEVRAFTLRRVHVPVLPAGARPIRVLHISDLHMTPYQQAKQRWVSRLAGLEPDLVINTGDNLADHDAVPYVTTSLGRLLDVPGVFVWGSNDYFGPKWKNPLRYLKKEQHTPRPGGKQLPWDELQKAYQDAGWVELTDSRARLNIAGTEIEFRGTNDAHLELDQYGKVAGPADPTADVAFGVTHAPYRRLLDAMTADGMDLIIAGHTHGGQVCVPGYGALVANCDLDPAKAKGLSTYQAGGKRSFLHVSAGLGTSPYAPVRFACRPEATLLTLVPRPS
- a CDS encoding GatB/YqeY domain-containing protein, yielding MSPEQSDTDSELITRLRSDLTTALKARDRLRADTIRGVLTAVSRAETSGTEAVRLTENQVRDVVISEAKKRRESAEAYRNADRPELADKEEAEGAVLAEYLPAALSDEEISKLVADAIASTGAAELGVRGMGKVMGVVTPQTKGRADGKAVADEVKRQLSA
- a CDS encoding transglycosylase domain-containing protein, whose protein sequence is MPLSPKRAGSVAYSAAMFLVVSMVAGLLVAGLAVPVAAMAGVGGRAAEKTVDDLPQAFETPPQPVKSKVTMANGKTLAYFFDQDRTYVKLDDIAPIMRQAQLAIEDHRYYQHGAIDVTGTIRALLTNAASGGVSQGGSSITQQYVKMVRITEAQLAGDEKGVKEAQDDTYARKIQELKYAIGLEKKLSKDQILERYLNIAYYGDGAYGVEAASQHYFDKHAKDLNINQAAMLAGLVQSPDADNPVQHPQAAIARRNVVLNRMAELNIITPQQLASATKAGFHQDKVQNPQNGCISSQYPFLCTYVYQSLLKQPSLGKTEQDRINTIKRGGLTIETAIDPKTQDAAQEAVSNYVGPKDPVIATMSMIQPGTGLIIGMAQSRPVMGNDAKKGETYYSYPAPPDLGGSSGGFQSGSTFKAITMAAALEAGVPPSKKYNAKSPMDFTGTTWKSCDGSFVLGDKHYAPKNSTGVNGVMDMRKAAKYSVNTYFLQLEHTIGLCPVLKMAEKLGVKLASGEPISESPAYNRSPSLTLGVANIAPLSLAEAYATFAARGIHCDPIIIDKITNADGKELKAPSANCKRVISEDVADGVNDILQGVMTGTGAPAALPDGRPEAGKTGTTNDNQAVWFAGYTPDLAGVASVAEDVTRKPFRAGHVRSGGLEYYHLSTGVTLQATGGGDAGAGIWKPAMSKALKDVDPSKFADYKNKDTAKMVDLPDVHQMSIKKATNKLEDAGFSVVPTTQYSDQPAGYFIGFSQYDGKLPKFSTIYAVYSAGPAPQPKKDKKSNSDNGGKKNKKSDNGGKNKKNDGGKKGKKGG
- a CDS encoding WhiB family transcriptional regulator yields the protein MTALFQEDWTLQANCRGMEDALFPEASEQKRARTVCAGCPVRSECLAEALDNRIEWGVWGGMTERERRQLLRQHTDVRSWRSLLVDQRGAHIP